Genomic DNA from Pempheris klunzingeri isolate RE-2024b chromosome 22, fPemKlu1.hap1, whole genome shotgun sequence:
TTCAAAGTTGTTCTCTTGCAGGTCGAGGGTTCGAACCTGAGCCACGGTTGCGCGTCAGTCGATGAGGGATCGCAGCGCCGCCGCCAGGCCGAGTCCCACGCCCAGCCGTGTCCATGTGGGCGTGGCGATGTCTCCGCCTGCCTCCGCGTGCATTGTGTAGTTACAGCTTGGAGTGGGGTTAGCAGGGGTGCGGCCAGTCGTCGGGCTGATTCGTCGTAACCGGAAGTCATGTTTCAAGGCGGACTGGTGATCCGGACCGTACGGGATGTTGAGCGTCTCTGTCAAAACCTCGTGACCCGGGTATGTAACCTGTGGATCACAGAGACCAGAAGAAAGATAAGACCAAAGGCCTTTTTAAGCCTGTTCAGGTGCCATAGAACCTAAAATACATAAACTGAACGCTGCTTTTGTCCAATCTTTGGGAGAAAACATAGTATctacaaacaaaatgtgttatttcccCTTTCTTGTGTATTCATTCGCTAGCTTCTGCCCCTCTGTTCACTTCCAGCAGTGGGCTCACGTCTTCTGGTCagttggttgattgattgatacgcttttttcaaactaatgaGAATTCGGTCGCACAATCGCTGCCGTCGCGTTCGTGAGGACAACAAGGCTTCTTAATCTAATATAttccattatcattatcatggacactttttttctgctctgtgtcctCCTTTGTGAGCTTCTTGTGATTCTTCAGTGAATTAATCAGCGTTACAGTGGAGTAATCGTCTGCTCGACCATccatccacccccccacccccccacaagAGATAacggagaagaagaagaagaacatttgTGTGTTCACTGTGCACTGAATGAAGTAGAGTATTGGTGGAATAACCTGTCCAGCACATGAGGAAGAACACGCTACCTTCGACGAATCGATCAATGGACTCGGTTGACTTTCTTTGCTTGACTACAGCCCTAATGTTTACGGTACAGAGAGCTGAAGCTTCTGCCAAATATAAGAAAATCTCATTCAAAAGCCCATTGACAATTGGAACGACTCTAAACCGTTGCTTAACTAACAATGCTAACAACTAAATGCCTGTTGAGTTGTGTAGATAATTTAATAAACTGTTCTCACAGAAAGTACGTCTATGGTTTAGTAATAAAGTTTTTATCCTTGTAGGGaggtattttcttttatttctaaccCGAGAGGCCACTGGATCACTGGCGCTTACTGTGAAGCTGTAGtttccaggcagcagcagtctgtaGTATTCTCCGTGTCGGTCGGTTCTGAACGGACACATATTCCTGCGACCTTGGACCTCCACCACTGCGTTCTGGACCGGCGCTCCGGAACCGTCAAAGACacgacctttgacccctgaaCACAAACATACGCACAGATGATATCAAGCAGATTAATAAGTACTGATCCTGGTTCAGTTTCAGTGTAATAACCGAAGAAGAGACACACAGGTCAATACACAGACAGGGGAAAGCAGAGACGGGTAAGACGCAGGTaaacaggttcctgtggatcctgtggatcctggtcctggccctgctgatgtggttctctggttcctgtgggtcctggtcccggtcccgctgatgtggttctctggttcctgtggatcctggtcctggttctgctgatgtggttccctggttcctatggatcctggtcctggccccgctgatgtggttctccaccagccaatggatgtgcgtctgtccaaggctccagcctgtccgtccttgggagctggatctctccttcactgtggtgctcctggaggtttctcttttcccactgggttttttgagtttttccttcccgaagaaggagggtcataaagggcaggtgatgcctcggactgatccatcggactgatccattggcctcatcgactgctggactctttattagattgtttgttcgcttacacttgtttatttcagtgcaatatcacactctgttgtgatattgggctgtacaaataaaattgaattgaattgaattgaaacatGGATGAGTAAAGGGGGCAGACAGGTGAAGATATGGGCCAGAAAAGTGACAGATGGGTAAAAACACAGTCAGTTAAAGGGACAGGcagaagaaaacatgaacaacaaAGACAGGGAAAGATGCAAACAGAGTTGTAGATATGTAAAgagacaggcacacagacaggcagacaggtgagtAAAGAGACAGGTAGTGTTACAGACAGGTACTGACCCAGGTGGACCTGCTGGATGAAGGCAAGAAGAGCCTTCCTGTTCTCCGTCCACAGAGCAGGAAGTTGTTTGACTGGAGGAAACTTGCAGCAGGAAACCTCCAGAGTCAACTCCAAACACTGAGCCCACACATAGTTGTAGTCCTGCAtcccacctgcacacacacacacacacacacactcagattcAACTGTGTGTCAGTAGATGTCGTCTGGTGCACCAAAATGGCCGCACATGGCCCTGTGTACAGCTGCCGCGTACAGTTGCAGCTGCTGTCAGTCGGGTGATCGGGTGGCAGTGATCAAGTTTCTGCTGCAGGAAGTCAGAGGATGCAGACCGGTCATGTTTCTGCCTTCAGTGTCTGTCTCATCCTCTGCAGGCCTACAAATTCACACTGAATAATTCAATCTCAAACCCCACGATGCAGTGCAGTTGCAGGAAGTGGCGTGTCCTCATGCAGCCACGTCCAAACTTATTCTAACTTTTAGTTATTTAATTCTCtctaaattattcatttagtttCAGGGCATTTCTGTCCATCGTGCATTGAAGAGATTTTGCAAATATCTCGAGTTCATTCTTCCATCCCTTGACGGGGAGAAAAACCTTCCAATATTTACCTTTATGACTAAAGTGCTGAACcgacaaaataaagaaaatccaactttttcttcttcacaacTAATCCGGCTGTAATCGACATCCCGTTTAGAGTGTGGAGCAATATATCTTCTGATTGACGCCAGCTCTGGAATGCGAGCCAAAAAAAATTCCTGTACAGGTTCACACTGGAGGGAAACACGTTCTCCAGTCTCACTAACCCTCTCACTGAATCCACACCAGCTCTAACTCCAATCAAATCTTTCATGTGAGAAGCGATTGGATGGATAGACGTCACGGGATAGTATTGTCatgataaaacatttcaaataatttcAATAGGGATTTTTGGCAACGTTACAGTGCAAAAAGCTGTTAAATCATTGTTTTGGGGGGAACTGGAATGGCCTTTATGGCCTTTATCACTTTATATCAAGTcaatatagttaaaaaaaaaaataaagctacaTTTACCCATGACATGGGTAACAGCTCATATTCTTTTGTCCATCCAAGTTCCTAAAAACAATGATTTCTGATGAGCCTATTATGTACTGTATTGTGTGGTGAAAAATGATGCTTATACTATAATAAGTTCTTACTGTGTTTGTATAAATCGCAGTAAGAAATTAATCAAAACCAAAAGGAGTCTTTGTGCAGAACGAATGAATTGAATAGATTATTGACTAGATTATTTTGAATGTCACAATAACCCATCAGCAGGTTGTACTTCAATTGCTCTGAGTGAAAACCAGACATGTGCTCCTCTTCTTAGCGTTcttttcaggctttagaaaatctagccTGTGACGGGAGACTTCGGCCAATCACAGGCCTTCTCAAAAAGACAGGCTGCAAACACAGGCGTGCGTGCACGTCCCTTTAAATGAAAGTCGGGTTCAATTTTTGAAACGTCCCGCAGAAAAAGTTGCTCCTCCGGCATCCACAACAACCGTCAGCCCCAACAAAGGAAGACGGACTCGTCAAACAGAGAGCGTGAAAGAGAGGCtgacaataaacacaatgaGACACGAGTCAGTAcctcagagatggagagagtgatgAGGCTGCTTATTTCATTCCCCTGtgatatctaaatgtgttgcagggGTTCCATATGTTGTCTGTGTTGGTTTACCATTAAAGCAGGTGATGACTGGTTATGCTGGATAATAGTTTGGCCTCCTGCTAACCGATGCCAAAGGCTGCAGCTATTTACAGCTCATGTTAATGTAGCTAATGTGCTACGTGAGAGCATGGAATCACAGTGTATCATCTCAAAGGGCTTTCCAGGTCCACAGGATCTCATATGATGATCTCATAGGATTACTGCAATACAACAAGTACAATGAAACTGCAAACTGATCATTTTTCTATTCCCCCTTTTGCTTTCCTCAAGACTCTCATGTCTCATGTCAGAGTCACAGATGCCTGTGGCCAAACACAGATCTTTGGACAGGCTACAGTGGCTGCACTATAATCCTTTGGATCAACAGCACCCGATCAAATTATGTCCACTaaagcttgtttttgccactgacaggctcagattgtgaTACTAACTGTCTGACAACGTTACGGAAATGATCCCtgctgtaagatcctttttgttaaaccaggAACAGCCGTTATATATCGCcttcctcaaagccaccagactccattgtcaAAAACAGTAATTCGACCTCTaagaacacaggagtggctggttGCTGCCTCGATCGTTtagtctgtgttactgtgtgacctactgctgctttaaagggttagtatggatccaacacaatatttgtgcaacacatgacacacaaactaaccaatcgagggATCTTTTCTGTGATGCCGTCggacacttagaataacaatctgagcctgtcagtggcaaaaacaagcacgtTAACGTACTTTGATTATTTgagttgtcccaaaggatcacattgctGCTCGGCTTCACGTGGAATTGGATCAGATAAGCGTAGAACAGAATGGCATGACTGGAGAGCCATTTATGGGAAGTCTCTTCAGACCTCAAGGACAAAGACGACACGAGGGGGCTGTTAGAGACTTGTACATATCCAAATAGAATAGACAAGGAAACAACAGGTATACCTGAGCTATTGTGTGAGTCTAACCTCGGCCCAGATGTGCGGTCAAAGTGACCCCAGTGGCCCAGAGTGCCCGGGAAAGAAGGTTAATGTCggggaaaacaaagaaatcaaataatGGGATGGGAAGCACCTGGGAGACTGGATTATGAGTTATCAGGGAGTGCGAGCTTGAATGGGAGAAAAAAGGATTAAGGAGTTATCACACATTGTTTCAATGACAGATTCATTTCGTGACACATCTGGGCGGATGGAGATGTAGGAAAAGTTGTGTAATTCTGTTTTGTAACTCATTTGTTCCCAGGTTCACTCACTTTCTCTGCTATTTTATCAACTGAGTTTTAGAGTAGAGACCGTTTTTAATGAGGAAAGGTCATTTTATAATCCCCTACACCACTGAAGCGACTGAGGGGATCCAGTGGACCAATTCCAAAGCTTTTTGTCTCTGCCAGTCATTTTGaagccaaaatatgtaaaaatagggctcCGGGctaaataccagagttatccttgCACTATCCTCACATGACTTCCTGCCTTTACCACGACGAAACGTTTAGAGGAGCAGATGCTCTGTGAgtgaatggaaaaaaacacaacacaacagcaaatgTCTTTACTTTGGATAGTTTAAGACCAACTAAACACTAGGGGACAGAGTGTCTGAAAGTGAGGCttcatgttttctgtatttacttatttttgaTGCTGTCTTCAGGCTTTCATCCAGTAAActcagtgttttctcattttgttatAACAGAATCTCAATATCCCCACACAGCAGAATCTAATCAACTATCAACGTATGGAGGCAAAACCAAATGCTCTGGACGGAGAAAGACTGACAGCATGGACATCTGTCTGAAACGTGATGTGTCAGTAATAACGTGTTGACTAAAGCACCACTAAATAAGCAGCAATCATCCTGGAAGTGTTATCTATATTCTTCTTTtcagctgtgcagcagcagccgaCCTTGTTGCAGGTTTACATGCTGATCGTATGGATAATAGTGTTTCTTCCGCTGTAATATTATTCCCCCTACTGACAACACATGAGCCAGAAAGCCTCGCTAAACCCTGACCCAAAAATGGAGAGTTTGATCCCAGAAGTGCCCCTCACTGCCCTGCACGCTGTAAAAGACTACAAGCTAATATTGATCTGGGTTTAATGGGTATTCTGAAATGTCTCCCGGCGGGACCTCGATCACATGAACTGACGCAGAAACCATCTAGATAGGTGAGAGTGTGAGTCAAACCAAAAACTCCCGCTCGTCCACGTGATCCAATGAACCCTCTGTGACTTTAAGGCGACGCGCTGACCTGAAAGAGGATACCACTGGTATCCGTTGGTGACGCCGTCCTGGAACGGCCTGCTGTCGTCGCAGCGGCCACCCTGGTGCATGGAGGCGTGGCTGTGGGAGTACACCTTGGCCAGGTGAACAAACACGTCGTCGTCAGGGGTGACACTGGCTCCACCCACCAGCTCGCTGCCTGGACAAACAGATGTgaattgtgttttgtatttattttatcctAAAATCTTTCTAATAATCAATGTCAAAATTACGTCACACGCAGGGTAATGAAAAGTGGTTTGGTgaagacatttaaataaaatgcatttaaataaaatactgaaatcACTGGTAGTCGAGACTTTTGgcactggtccagtagatcaactcagctggcagctgcgaaacaggctgcagtggctgtaatgtaatcgTTTGGGGCAATTGCACCAGATCAAAGCACGTCCACTCAAAGTGCTTGATTTTGCCAATGCCGGACTTAGATTGTGATTTGAAGTTTCCGACAACATTATGCAAAGGATCCCTAcggagatagacctgtaagatactttttgtttaacctgaaACAGCCGTTAGATCgttcagttcaaagccaccagactccactgataaaaacagctattttagAGGGGCGTCCCTGTTCGGGTTAGGGTTACCGTtcttgtgtgacttcagtgttctAAAAGGTTTGTTTGGATCCTCCACAATATTTGCGTACcgcacaatagcacaaacacactaactgatatATGAAGAAACTGTTACAGCTTACTGTATTGAATAAAACCCCAAAcactgatgggcagtaacgcgttagaagtaacgcgttactgtaatctaattacttttttcaagtaacgagtaaagtaagggattacaattgcaaaaacagtaattagattactgttactttcaggctGCGTCACTGCGTTACTAAAGACaggtgaagtgaagaacaagagacaacatggagcgggagagagcaggaacatacagcgtttaatggttggaagtaccgccattactttgagtttgactcggtaaaaggtgacaaaaatattagcgtCCGCTGTACACTCTGCGtgggaagaaaacttttatccaCATAAAAATATTCCACTtcaaatttaaccaagcacctagctagccggcacgggaatgtcaaacccccggttccccccaccgacatgcccgctgcggctaccacatccagttcCACCGGGCGAAACTTGGAGGgcccctctcctgctaaacaggtgaaaatagacttgagagcgacaggacttagtgatgcaatgtgcataaagttaaaagactgaaactgataaaacaagttttaaaaaagacagtttcatttgattcaattttctataatggaatatgcagaaagaatagaattaggctgaaaggtctatcgctttatagtgtattcaggttgtgcatcatgtttttgaaaagtaactaagtaaagtaattaaagtacctaattacttttaaaagtaagtaatcagtaaagtaactggattactttcttggagaagtaatcagtaatcagtaacttattactatttccaagtaacttgaccaacactgACCCCAAACCACCTTTAATCTAGAAGATGGACCGCAAAATGATCCAGAACAGTCTGATCAGTGGGATGGGTTGCTGGTTTGGTCCAAATGTAGTTTTCTGAGGTTTTAAAAAGGCATCATGATGGGTTGtgatcacagtgtgtgtgagacagctgTTCAactgaatgtgtttatttatcagACGCTGCTCAACAATGTCATGTGTCTAAGAGCCTGTTTCCTGGCTCTCTCGCTCTGCTTTGCACTTTAACATAGAGGAAACGTCCAAAAACTAAAATAGatacagaatgaatgaaaacattgtGGACCATCTAGTCTTACTTTCGTGGAGTCTTATTGCTGTTAAACTTCCATTTTGTGCTCAGAGACTTTAATTTCTTGTGGAACCTgcggtgtctgtctgtgtgcttaCCTCCGTTGCTGTTGTCGTAAGGATAACTGGCTACCAGAGCTCCGCCATGAAGGTTGGCAGAGAGAACAAAACTCTCAGTCCtcaaccagccaatcacagctctcacctgaaacacatcacacagcGACCCGCCAATCACAGAGTGGCCTTAAAAGAAGATATATCTTAAATATTGCTGAAAGGATCAAGCTGgcaatgtatttcatttgttttatcaaACAACCGTAaagaaatagtgcatttgttggggactactttcagaggcggattaatccacatttggtgctggTGCAGTAAGTAAGTGTAGGTTACTGGTTCCAGTctgagctgacacacacacacacacacacacacacacacaaacacacagacagcaaaaaAAGAAGGTGACATGACCAACTTCTGCCTCGCGCTTCTCCTCGTCAAGCTGCTGTTGCCTTTGGAGACCAGCAAAGGCATCTGGGAAGTTCCTGTTCAGATCAAAACCGTTATAGTTGAACCtgaaatagagagaaagagacagacgtACCGTTTACTGTATTACTGGGGACCGACAAACTCCAGAGGATCGAACGACACAACAGCAGAGTTTTAGAGGTGAAGATCAGTGGCGTTGACCCgcgtttcatttttttcttcttttcctcatcTAAAATGTCCTGATATCAAACAATTCATCAGTTCATGTACTGTGAACATGCAGCTCTTGTGTTCTCATGTGGGGTTTTCCCCCGGGaagtcaaaaaacatgcagGATAGGTTGACTGGTGACTCTtaattgcctgtaggtgtgaatgtgaccATGAACATTGTTGtttggtgctttgagctaaatgctaacgtgctaacatGCTCTCATTGACAATAATTTTTTTACCAAGATCACCATCTTAGTTCATTACGTTAATGTGGGTTGTTGTTaatgtctttagttttgcaGGAATTTGGGTAAATTCAGTTGACCTGAAATATTAATTGTGGTGGAGGAAAAGTTGAGTTAAGTTATTACTAGTTATTATATTAAAGTTATCACTGAAGGGGACAAAACAAGTCGGAGCCAAATTTCACcgtaatccatccaatagttttcAAGATATTTCGCTcgaaaccaaaaatgtcaacgtCGTGTGTTGCGACATATCGTGGCTATGCACCTAGCATGGCTAAGAACAAACAATGTCTTGCTTTGAAAATGCGAGTTTATTGGgaatttctgttttatatcatcgAAAACTAGTATCTTTTGAAGAAAAGGAATTTGCGAACATCACCCTATCCTCTGGGAGATTGTGCTATTTTTCGTTACTAATTAATCTATGAACAATTTGTCGAAACAATAGTTTGATCAGTCCGAGAGCTGCTGCCGAGGCTCCTGTGGGCAAGGCGCTCACTTTGAAGACAGTTTCCCACGACCTTGTGACCGCCACCAGGGAGTGAGTGcgtatttatttatacagcagagTCAGAGAACAGCGGTTTGGGATGATCGCTGTTCATTCAACTTAAAGGAAAACAAGAATTAAACACTGGGAGGAAGTGAGCACACAATGAATGACCAAGTTTCCACTATTTGTTCTAATTCTTTCTTGACTGAGGGTGATTAAGACAGCTTTAGTCAGCTTTGGGATAAATTAACTGAAGACATTAATTGTTCATTAGCATATAAATCCCTTATAGCCAATACATTTAATCATACTGCATAACTTAATCCCCATTAATGCTTATTGCTTTTCACTGATGCTTTCATTGATGTACTTTTATAGAACAGAAGCTCAAGCATGTCACTCATCTAAGTGTGCGTATCTTAAAAACAAGATCCCAGTACATTACAATCATTAAAGCTTACATttggtttaatttaaaaaactttATCTCTCTCCCAAACTGGTGAAATAAACTCATCTCCTCGGCTGAATTTTTATACCCTTTAAGTTGCTCCGGGGAAACCTTTCCTTATATGGTTTGGAAAGTGGTGACCTcaaacagaccacacacacacacacacacacacacacacacacacacacacacacacctacaatgtaagttaaaatcaaataaaaagtagAAATTCAAGTGGAATAATGTTATTATGTCAGGAAAAAGCGCAGAAGAATTAGTCATTTCTAGGGTTAACTTGATTAAAAattgaatgtagtctggtgcaATAGAATGAACACAAACTACAACTTTTGTTAAActtgtgaacacacacactaagccTGACCGCATAATTAGACAGTGTGAACAGTTCACGTCCCCACAATGTGATGAATACCATAACACACCAGTCTTCTATACACAGTACATTAGAAGAAGTCAAAACACTTATAATTAGATAATTAGGGACTTTTACCGTAATTGTAATCTGCAGAtctgtaccacacacacatgcatacacagtgtgtgtttggtttccTGCTTATCAGAGGGTTTTGGGCGTTGGAGCATCGCAACGTTTAGTCTATAGTCAACAGTCATGCTGGCTACAAATATGTGTGCCGTCTAAAGCTTTTAAAGTCTTGTTCTGACATTTGGtctaacacacgcacacacacacacacaaagacactcacACTTGAAACCTCAATGTGCGATTGATGTGTTTGCAGCAGACCGTGAGAAGCTCTGTTTAGGCtagtataatcaggaaaatgtacctagagtattaaaagtaaaagtgcttgGTGCAGAAAAAGGTTCTCTGTGACTGTTCTACCATTACACATTCTGTTATTTAATTGTTATTCCACATCCACTCATGTGCAGATTTTAGGTGGAGCTCATTCTTAATCTATTTTGTATAagactgcaactaatgattactATTATTCTGGCGACTATTTTCCCCAATAATTGGTTGTTGTTTGGTTTGCtaaaaatttgaaaatggtGAGAAATGCTGTCACAGTGGCCCAGAGTTCAAAGTGACCCCTTAGCATTGCTTGTTTTGGAGTCGTGTTCACTACCTGATGAccaatattctctctcttttagctctgtttttggtctcccCCAACTCCTCGGGGAAATATCTCGCTCTTCAGCCATCAAATGCTTGTCTTccttcaccagctagtctctaactgAGTAACTGAGTGAATGAAAACTACTCAAAGATCGAACAAAGGTTGAACCAGACAGTGAACATGCCGGAAAACCAAAGCTAAAAGCTAAATGAGGCTAAAAAACCAGCAGCAGAATTTGTGATCATTTATTAGACGATCGTTAATGATtgacttgtatgtgtgtgtgtgtgtgtgtgtgtgtgtgtgtgtgtgtgtgtgtgcacgtgtacCTGCCCTTGCTAAACTGGCAGTGTGTGTCCGATTCATCGAAGCCGTCGGGGTTCATCGTTGGCAGGATGTGGATGCGGGTGCTCCTCAGTAAGTGCAATGACCATGTTTTGTTGTTACGGTAACCGTGCACCAGGTCGTCAATCAGCTGTAGCAGCAGCACCCGGCCAAgaacctgcacacatacacacacacacacacatatatacaccaATTTACTGTAGGTTAAAGCTGACCAAAAGCATGCGATTGAGGGGATGAATGTGAATAATTTGACTTTAGAATGAACAAAAAGCACATCTATTATTAAACTGCCTCTTGTCACTGCTGTTCAGTTTCATACTTTTGTTCATTAATGTCTATCTAgtgttatataatataaatctgAAACAGTGCAGTAGAAATATTGAGTAATGTTTAGGTAAATCTGACTAAAAGGAGAATGAAGTCTGGAGCATGGGAGAGAATGAAAACCACAACTAGCCCTCTTGTCACTGCTGATTCATTCTCGGGTTC
This window encodes:
- the cpm gene encoding carboxypeptidase M, giving the protein MSSLSILLLLLLLLLFILTPASTLEFRYHNNREIGQYLLQINASNPDITHLYSIGQSVRGQQLWVLALGLSPRRHTVGIPEFKYVANMHGNEVLGRVLLLQLIDDLVHGYRNNKTWSLHLLRSTRIHILPTMNPDGFDESDTHCQFSKGRFNYNGFDLNRNFPDAFAGLQRQQQLDEEKREAEVRAVIGWLRTESFVLSANLHGGALVASYPYDNSNGGSELVGGASVTPDDDVFVHLAKVYSHSHASMHQGGRCDDSRPFQDGVTNGYQWYPLSGGMQDYNYVWAQCLELTLEVSCCKFPPVKQLPALWTENRKALLAFIQQVHLGVKGRVFDGSGAPVQNAVVEVQGRRNMCPFRTDRHGEYYRLLLPGNYSFTVTYPGHEVLTETLNIPYGPDHQSALKHDFRLRRISPTTGRTPANPTPSCNYTMHAEAGGDIATPTWTRLGVGLGLAAALRSLID